A region of Campylobacter armoricus DNA encodes the following proteins:
- a CDS encoding asparaginase has protein sequence MKISVLGIGGTICMLKDELGGVSPKLSAKALVDSIGLKENINIEAKNVLAVPSPSLKFEDILEIIKVAKNEIRNNSNGIVITQGTDTLEESAFLLSLLWDEEIPMIVTGAMKNPSEIGSDGASNLYQSILVASDKLSQKRGVLVVFNHVIYQPRFLHKSNSFSLETFKSINGGNIGYIYEKQVKYISPVYKNKIYHIPNKINKKVAIIPACLSGDDYFLDNLSAFDGLIINGFGAGHVSFDFIEKIKSLSLNIPCVVASRTGSGPTAYNTYSYRGSEIDLQKNGFIMGGFFDCLKARIFLTLLLMNNFNKEEILKEFNSYYMHF, from the coding sequence ATGAAAATTAGTGTTTTAGGTATAGGTGGTACTATTTGTATGTTAAAAGATGAACTAGGAGGGGTAAGTCCTAAATTAAGTGCAAAAGCATTAGTAGATAGCATTGGTTTAAAAGAAAATATAAACATAGAAGCAAAAAATGTATTGGCAGTACCAAGCCCATCTTTAAAATTTGAAGATATTTTAGAAATCATAAAAGTAGCAAAAAATGAAATTAGAAATAATTCTAATGGTATAGTTATTACGCAAGGCACTGATACACTAGAAGAAAGTGCATTTTTATTAAGCTTGTTGTGGGATGAGGAAATTCCTATGATTGTCACTGGAGCTATGAAAAATCCGAGTGAGATTGGAAGTGATGGAGCTAGCAATTTATATCAGTCAATTCTTGTTGCAAGTGATAAATTATCTCAAAAAAGAGGTGTTTTGGTTGTTTTTAATCATGTGATATATCAACCAAGATTTTTACACAAAAGTAATTCTTTTTCTCTTGAGACTTTTAAATCTATTAATGGAGGTAATATTGGCTATATATATGAAAAACAAGTAAAATATATCAGCCCTGTCTATAAAAATAAAATTTACCATATTCCAAATAAAATAAATAAAAAAGTTGCAATTATACCTGCTTGTTTATCTGGAGACGATTATTTTTTAGATAATTTATCCGCTTTTGATGGTCTAATAATAAATGGTTTTGGAGCAGGACATGTTTCTTTTGATTTTATTGAAAAAATAAAGTCGTTAAGTTTAAATATACCTTGTGTTGTTGCATCTAGAACAGGAAGTGGACCGACTGCTTATAATACATATTCGTATAGAGGTAGTGAAATTGATTTGCAAAAAAATGGTTTTATTATGGGAGGGTTTTTTGATTGTTTGAAAGCTAGGATATTTTTAACTTTATTGCTAATGAATAATTTTAATAAAGAAGAAATTTTAAAAGAATTTAATTCTTATTATATGCATTTTTAA